One Nematostella vectensis chromosome 10, jaNemVect1.1, whole genome shotgun sequence genomic window carries:
- the LOC5512172 gene encoding 60S ribosomal protein L31 — translation MVKKTDKKKGRSAINEVVTREYTINLHKRIHGIGFKKRAPRAIKEIRKFAEKMMGTPDVRIDTRLNKHVWNQGIRNVPYRVRVRLARKRNEDEDSPHKLYTLVTSVAVSTFKGLQTQKVESEE, via the exons ATGGTGAAGAAGACAGATAAAAAGAAGGGGCGCTCTGCCATCAACGAAGTTGTCACTCGTGAATACACTATTAACCTTCATAAGCGTATCCATGGCAT TGGTTTCAAGAAACGTGCTCCTCGTGCCATCAAGGAGATCCGCAAATTCGCTGAGAAGATGATGGGCACTCCGGATGTTCGTATTGATACCAGACTCAACAAGCATGTGTGGAACCAAGGAATAAG gaaTGTTCCCTACAGAGTTCGTGTCCGCCTGGCGCGTAAGAGGAACGAAGATGAAGACTCCCCACACAAGCTCTACACCCTCGTCACCTCTGTCGCTGTCTCCACATTCAAAG GTCTGCAGACGCAGAAGGTCGAGAGTGAGGAGTAG
- the LOC5512203 gene encoding uncharacterized protein LOC5512203 isoform X4: MLATDKCFDPGLKDQCLLSVFEDPNPSNEMTSMDKDDFESLLLGTSVAPTTSTSLVPPLDVVCHADNALVSSLMSDCDQAMSPVESAFATSVSTTPTMSPSPFSYSPSSESGYEDDCEQDGGISRQANAWMECDDTPALADLLKNNTAFLPEAKTSQQESTIQRACEELQKLIASTCNSTVQMPATVASVSTQAASPTLPSYTQNGLVSAPLSTTIGLATTSDPMDITRNHLSVPSADKTAICEPKLVLLEEPEENYRARYESEGCRGPIHGSSDNTFPTVKVLGYSGSVWITVHLVTSSGQPHYHSIHGPGSTKVPCKEFLLPGEIPAVQVLVEPDCDMTAILDSLSIRRLRNWEGDKELKKRGIDPRTWKKERKEARLLFQADIPAKDGLPEMKLSCKSRIFQCSSSGATGNPEIWWTSRTEGCVEGGEELGLIGKKFPTGFKVRFSANLPSGKVWEALVDCDKNKSHQGAGVICTPPFFDLNIMSPMRVNLEVLSTSKNAKCSDPVEFTYQPRPHNSAIANVSACLSTPGQDSIAQGGFVTALQGGTTITTLPSCSKLINCTATPMQPCVVPAQTKESDETDWQRIIVQLKELHQKGEITTQNIKDLCVCIQNKDLLLLQAFRSAKNAGTIEECQLKFKQYLSHLLEAFVVHQPCTLIMHGSK; encoded by the exons ATGCTAGCCACAGACAAATGTTTTG ATCCTGGACTGAAGGATCAGTGTTTGCTTTCAGTTTTTGAGGATCCAAATCCGTCAAACG AGATGACAAGCATGGATAAAGATGATTTTGAATCCCTGCTTCTTGGCACTAGTGTCGCACCTACTACATCAACATCACTTGTGCCACCCCTAGATGTGGTATGTCATGCTGATAATGCCCTTGTATCTTCCCTGATGTCAGATTGCGACCAGGCTATGTCGCCTGTGGAATCAGCTTTTGCCACCAGTGTCTCTACCACCCCTACCATGTCTCCATCACCGTTTTCCTATTCTCCGTCTTCTGAGTCGGGCTATGAGGATGATTGCGAGCAGGATGGTGGTATTTCGCGCCAGGCAAATGCGTGGATGGAGTGTGATGATACACCTGCACTTGCAGATTTGCTAAAAAACAACACAGCTTTTCTGCCAGAGGCAAAAACTAGCCAGCAAGAGTCGACTATCCAAAGAGCCTGCGAAGAGCTCCAGAAGCTGATTGCATCAACATGCAATTCAACTGTCCAGATGCCAGCAACTGTTGCTTCAGTATCTACACAGGCTGCATCCCCAACACTGCCATCATATACCCAGAATGGCTTGGTGTCTGCTCCTCTGTCTACAACAATTGGTTTAGCAACAACATCTGACCCCATGGACATAACAAGAAATCATTTGAGTGTGCCGTCTGCTGATAAGACAGCAATTTGTGAACCCAAGCTTGTATTACTGGAGGAACCAGAAGAG aattacCGTGCTCGTTACGAAAGTGAAGGCTGCCGAGGGCCAATCCACGGCAGTAGTGACAACACTTTTCCCACAGTAAAGGTACTGGGCTACTCTGGCTCTGTCTGGATAACTGTGCACCTGGTGACAAGCTCAGGCCAGCCACACTACCATTCCATCCATGGACCAGGTTCTACCAAGGTCCCATGCAAGGAGTTCTTGTTACCTGGTGAAATTCCTGCTGTGCAAGTGCTTGTCGAACCAGATTGCGATATGACTGCTAT TCTCGACTCTCTGAGTATCAGGAGATTAAGGAACTGGGAAGGGGACAAAGAATTAAAAAAGAGAGGAATTGACCCAAGGACATGGAAGAAGGAGAGAAAAGAAGCAAGGCTTCTGTTTCAGGCAGATATCCCTGCCAAAGATGGTCTTCCCGAGATGAAGCTATCTTGTAAATCCAGAATATTCCAGTGCAGTTCGT CTGGTGCCACTGGTAACCCTGAGATCTGGTGGACCAGTCGAACAGAGGGTTGTGTAGAGGGTGGAGAAGAGTTGGGTCTTATTGGCAAGAAATTCCCCACAG GTTTCAAAGTCCGATTCTCTGCCAATCTCCCTAGCG GCAAGGTTTGGGAGGCTCTTGTTGATTGCGATAAGAATAAGTCACACCAG ggtGCTGGAGTTATATGTACTCCTCCCTTCTTTGACCTCAACATCATGTCACCTATGAGAGTAAACCTGGAGGTTCTTAGTACCAGTAAGAATGCAAAGTGCAGTGACCCAGTTGAATTTACTTATCAGCCACGACCACATAACTCTGCAATTGCAAATGTGTCAGCTTGCCTATCCACTCCTGGACAGGATTCCATTGCACAGGGGGGATTTGTTACTGCACTTCAGGGGGGGACAACCATTACAACTCTTCCATCTTGCAGCAAATTAATCAACTGCACAGCTACACCTATGCAGCCTTGTGTCGTACCTGCGCAAACCAAAGAAAGCGATGAAACTG ATTGGCAAAGAATCATCGTTCAATTAAAAGAACTTCACCAAAAAGGGGAAATCACAACTCAAAACATCAAG GATCTTTGTGTGTGCATACAAAACAAGGACCTGTTGTTGTTACAAGCCTTTCGCTCAGCCAAAAATGCAGGTACGATCGAGGAGTGCCAGCTCAAGTTCAAGCAGTACCTCTCGCATTTGTTGGAA GCCTTTGTGGTTCATCAGCCTTGTACATTAATAATGCATGGTAGTAAGTAA
- the LOC5512203 gene encoding uncharacterized protein LOC5512203 isoform X2, with translation MLATDKCFDPGLKDQCLLSVFEDPNPSNEFPDGLIAEMTSMDKDDFESLLLGTSVAPTTSTSLVPPLDVVCHADNALVSSLMSDCDQAMSPVESAFATSVSTTPTMSPSPFSYSPSSESGYEDDCEQDGGISRQANAWMECDDTPALADLLKNNTAFLPEAKTSQQESTIQRACEELQKLIASTCNSTVQMPATVASVSTQAASPTLPSYTQNGLVSAPLSTTIGLATTSDPMDITRNHLSVPSADKTAICEPKLVLLEEPEENYRARYESEGCRGPIHGSSDNTFPTVKVLGYSGSVWITVHLVTSSGQPHYHSIHGPGSTKVPCKEFLLPGEIPAVQVLVEPDCDMTAILDSLSIRRLRNWEGDKELKKRGIDPRTWKKERKEARLLFQADIPAKDGLPEMKLSCKSRIFQCSSSGATGNPEIWWTSRTEGCVEGGEELGLIGKKFPTGFKVRFSANLPSGKVWEALVDCDKNKSHQGAGVICTPPFFDLNIMSPMRVNLEVLSTSKNAKCSDPVEFTYQPRPHNSAIANVSACLSTPGQDSIAQGGFVTALQGGTTITTLPSCSKLINCTATPMQPCVVPAQTKESDETDWQRIIVQLKELHQKGEITTQNIKDLCVCIQNKDLLLLQAFRSAKNAGTIEECQLKFKQYLSHLLEAFVVHQPCTLIMHGSK, from the exons ATGCTAGCCACAGACAAATGTTTTG ATCCTGGACTGAAGGATCAGTGTTTGCTTTCAGTTTTTGAGGATCCAAATCCGTCAAACG AATTCCCTGATGGTTTAATTGCAGAGATGACAAGCATGGATAAAGATGATTTTGAATCCCTGCTTCTTGGCACTAGTGTCGCACCTACTACATCAACATCACTTGTGCCACCCCTAGATGTGGTATGTCATGCTGATAATGCCCTTGTATCTTCCCTGATGTCAGATTGCGACCAGGCTATGTCGCCTGTGGAATCAGCTTTTGCCACCAGTGTCTCTACCACCCCTACCATGTCTCCATCACCGTTTTCCTATTCTCCGTCTTCTGAGTCGGGCTATGAGGATGATTGCGAGCAGGATGGTGGTATTTCGCGCCAGGCAAATGCGTGGATGGAGTGTGATGATACACCTGCACTTGCAGATTTGCTAAAAAACAACACAGCTTTTCTGCCAGAGGCAAAAACTAGCCAGCAAGAGTCGACTATCCAAAGAGCCTGCGAAGAGCTCCAGAAGCTGATTGCATCAACATGCAATTCAACTGTCCAGATGCCAGCAACTGTTGCTTCAGTATCTACACAGGCTGCATCCCCAACACTGCCATCATATACCCAGAATGGCTTGGTGTCTGCTCCTCTGTCTACAACAATTGGTTTAGCAACAACATCTGACCCCATGGACATAACAAGAAATCATTTGAGTGTGCCGTCTGCTGATAAGACAGCAATTTGTGAACCCAAGCTTGTATTACTGGAGGAACCAGAAGAG aattacCGTGCTCGTTACGAAAGTGAAGGCTGCCGAGGGCCAATCCACGGCAGTAGTGACAACACTTTTCCCACAGTAAAGGTACTGGGCTACTCTGGCTCTGTCTGGATAACTGTGCACCTGGTGACAAGCTCAGGCCAGCCACACTACCATTCCATCCATGGACCAGGTTCTACCAAGGTCCCATGCAAGGAGTTCTTGTTACCTGGTGAAATTCCTGCTGTGCAAGTGCTTGTCGAACCAGATTGCGATATGACTGCTAT TCTCGACTCTCTGAGTATCAGGAGATTAAGGAACTGGGAAGGGGACAAAGAATTAAAAAAGAGAGGAATTGACCCAAGGACATGGAAGAAGGAGAGAAAAGAAGCAAGGCTTCTGTTTCAGGCAGATATCCCTGCCAAAGATGGTCTTCCCGAGATGAAGCTATCTTGTAAATCCAGAATATTCCAGTGCAGTTCGT CTGGTGCCACTGGTAACCCTGAGATCTGGTGGACCAGTCGAACAGAGGGTTGTGTAGAGGGTGGAGAAGAGTTGGGTCTTATTGGCAAGAAATTCCCCACAG GTTTCAAAGTCCGATTCTCTGCCAATCTCCCTAGCG GCAAGGTTTGGGAGGCTCTTGTTGATTGCGATAAGAATAAGTCACACCAG ggtGCTGGAGTTATATGTACTCCTCCCTTCTTTGACCTCAACATCATGTCACCTATGAGAGTAAACCTGGAGGTTCTTAGTACCAGTAAGAATGCAAAGTGCAGTGACCCAGTTGAATTTACTTATCAGCCACGACCACATAACTCTGCAATTGCAAATGTGTCAGCTTGCCTATCCACTCCTGGACAGGATTCCATTGCACAGGGGGGATTTGTTACTGCACTTCAGGGGGGGACAACCATTACAACTCTTCCATCTTGCAGCAAATTAATCAACTGCACAGCTACACCTATGCAGCCTTGTGTCGTACCTGCGCAAACCAAAGAAAGCGATGAAACTG ATTGGCAAAGAATCATCGTTCAATTAAAAGAACTTCACCAAAAAGGGGAAATCACAACTCAAAACATCAAG GATCTTTGTGTGTGCATACAAAACAAGGACCTGTTGTTGTTACAAGCCTTTCGCTCAGCCAAAAATGCAGGTACGATCGAGGAGTGCCAGCTCAAGTTCAAGCAGTACCTCTCGCATTTGTTGGAA GCCTTTGTGGTTCATCAGCCTTGTACATTAATAATGCATGGTAGTAAGTAA
- the LOC5512203 gene encoding uncharacterized protein LOC5512203 isoform X1, translating to MESEDTETFTDPGLKDQCLLSVFEDPNPSNEFPDGLIAEMTSMDKDDFESLLLGTSVAPTTSTSLVPPLDVVCHADNALVSSLMSDCDQAMSPVESAFATSVSTTPTMSPSPFSYSPSSESGYEDDCEQDGGISRQANAWMECDDTPALADLLKNNTAFLPEAKTSQQESTIQRACEELQKLIASTCNSTVQMPATVASVSTQAASPTLPSYTQNGLVSAPLSTTIGLATTSDPMDITRNHLSVPSADKTAICEPKLVLLEEPEENYRARYESEGCRGPIHGSSDNTFPTVKVLGYSGSVWITVHLVTSSGQPHYHSIHGPGSTKVPCKEFLLPGEIPAVQVLVEPDCDMTAILDSLSIRRLRNWEGDKELKKRGIDPRTWKKERKEARLLFQADIPAKDGLPEMKLSCKSRIFQCSSSGATGNPEIWWTSRTEGCVEGGEELGLIGKKFPTGFKVRFSANLPSGKVWEALVDCDKNKSHQGAGVICTPPFFDLNIMSPMRVNLEVLSTSKNAKCSDPVEFTYQPRPHNSAIANVSACLSTPGQDSIAQGGFVTALQGGTTITTLPSCSKLINCTATPMQPCVVPAQTKESDETDWQRIIVQLKELHQKGEITTQNIKDLCVCIQNKDLLLLQAFRSAKNAGTIEECQLKFKQYLSHLLEAFVVHQPCTLIMHGSK from the exons ATGGAAAGTGAAGATACAGAAACGTTTACAG ATCCTGGACTGAAGGATCAGTGTTTGCTTTCAGTTTTTGAGGATCCAAATCCGTCAAACG AATTCCCTGATGGTTTAATTGCAGAGATGACAAGCATGGATAAAGATGATTTTGAATCCCTGCTTCTTGGCACTAGTGTCGCACCTACTACATCAACATCACTTGTGCCACCCCTAGATGTGGTATGTCATGCTGATAATGCCCTTGTATCTTCCCTGATGTCAGATTGCGACCAGGCTATGTCGCCTGTGGAATCAGCTTTTGCCACCAGTGTCTCTACCACCCCTACCATGTCTCCATCACCGTTTTCCTATTCTCCGTCTTCTGAGTCGGGCTATGAGGATGATTGCGAGCAGGATGGTGGTATTTCGCGCCAGGCAAATGCGTGGATGGAGTGTGATGATACACCTGCACTTGCAGATTTGCTAAAAAACAACACAGCTTTTCTGCCAGAGGCAAAAACTAGCCAGCAAGAGTCGACTATCCAAAGAGCCTGCGAAGAGCTCCAGAAGCTGATTGCATCAACATGCAATTCAACTGTCCAGATGCCAGCAACTGTTGCTTCAGTATCTACACAGGCTGCATCCCCAACACTGCCATCATATACCCAGAATGGCTTGGTGTCTGCTCCTCTGTCTACAACAATTGGTTTAGCAACAACATCTGACCCCATGGACATAACAAGAAATCATTTGAGTGTGCCGTCTGCTGATAAGACAGCAATTTGTGAACCCAAGCTTGTATTACTGGAGGAACCAGAAGAG aattacCGTGCTCGTTACGAAAGTGAAGGCTGCCGAGGGCCAATCCACGGCAGTAGTGACAACACTTTTCCCACAGTAAAGGTACTGGGCTACTCTGGCTCTGTCTGGATAACTGTGCACCTGGTGACAAGCTCAGGCCAGCCACACTACCATTCCATCCATGGACCAGGTTCTACCAAGGTCCCATGCAAGGAGTTCTTGTTACCTGGTGAAATTCCTGCTGTGCAAGTGCTTGTCGAACCAGATTGCGATATGACTGCTAT TCTCGACTCTCTGAGTATCAGGAGATTAAGGAACTGGGAAGGGGACAAAGAATTAAAAAAGAGAGGAATTGACCCAAGGACATGGAAGAAGGAGAGAAAAGAAGCAAGGCTTCTGTTTCAGGCAGATATCCCTGCCAAAGATGGTCTTCCCGAGATGAAGCTATCTTGTAAATCCAGAATATTCCAGTGCAGTTCGT CTGGTGCCACTGGTAACCCTGAGATCTGGTGGACCAGTCGAACAGAGGGTTGTGTAGAGGGTGGAGAAGAGTTGGGTCTTATTGGCAAGAAATTCCCCACAG GTTTCAAAGTCCGATTCTCTGCCAATCTCCCTAGCG GCAAGGTTTGGGAGGCTCTTGTTGATTGCGATAAGAATAAGTCACACCAG ggtGCTGGAGTTATATGTACTCCTCCCTTCTTTGACCTCAACATCATGTCACCTATGAGAGTAAACCTGGAGGTTCTTAGTACCAGTAAGAATGCAAAGTGCAGTGACCCAGTTGAATTTACTTATCAGCCACGACCACATAACTCTGCAATTGCAAATGTGTCAGCTTGCCTATCCACTCCTGGACAGGATTCCATTGCACAGGGGGGATTTGTTACTGCACTTCAGGGGGGGACAACCATTACAACTCTTCCATCTTGCAGCAAATTAATCAACTGCACAGCTACACCTATGCAGCCTTGTGTCGTACCTGCGCAAACCAAAGAAAGCGATGAAACTG ATTGGCAAAGAATCATCGTTCAATTAAAAGAACTTCACCAAAAAGGGGAAATCACAACTCAAAACATCAAG GATCTTTGTGTGTGCATACAAAACAAGGACCTGTTGTTGTTACAAGCCTTTCGCTCAGCCAAAAATGCAGGTACGATCGAGGAGTGCCAGCTCAAGTTCAAGCAGTACCTCTCGCATTTGTTGGAA GCCTTTGTGGTTCATCAGCCTTGTACATTAATAATGCATGGTAGTAAGTAA
- the LOC5512203 gene encoding uncharacterized protein LOC5512203 isoform X3 gives MESEDTETFTDPGLKDQCLLSVFEDPNPSNEMTSMDKDDFESLLLGTSVAPTTSTSLVPPLDVVCHADNALVSSLMSDCDQAMSPVESAFATSVSTTPTMSPSPFSYSPSSESGYEDDCEQDGGISRQANAWMECDDTPALADLLKNNTAFLPEAKTSQQESTIQRACEELQKLIASTCNSTVQMPATVASVSTQAASPTLPSYTQNGLVSAPLSTTIGLATTSDPMDITRNHLSVPSADKTAICEPKLVLLEEPEENYRARYESEGCRGPIHGSSDNTFPTVKVLGYSGSVWITVHLVTSSGQPHYHSIHGPGSTKVPCKEFLLPGEIPAVQVLVEPDCDMTAILDSLSIRRLRNWEGDKELKKRGIDPRTWKKERKEARLLFQADIPAKDGLPEMKLSCKSRIFQCSSSGATGNPEIWWTSRTEGCVEGGEELGLIGKKFPTGFKVRFSANLPSGKVWEALVDCDKNKSHQGAGVICTPPFFDLNIMSPMRVNLEVLSTSKNAKCSDPVEFTYQPRPHNSAIANVSACLSTPGQDSIAQGGFVTALQGGTTITTLPSCSKLINCTATPMQPCVVPAQTKESDETDWQRIIVQLKELHQKGEITTQNIKDLCVCIQNKDLLLLQAFRSAKNAGTIEECQLKFKQYLSHLLEAFVVHQPCTLIMHGSK, from the exons ATGGAAAGTGAAGATACAGAAACGTTTACAG ATCCTGGACTGAAGGATCAGTGTTTGCTTTCAGTTTTTGAGGATCCAAATCCGTCAAACG AGATGACAAGCATGGATAAAGATGATTTTGAATCCCTGCTTCTTGGCACTAGTGTCGCACCTACTACATCAACATCACTTGTGCCACCCCTAGATGTGGTATGTCATGCTGATAATGCCCTTGTATCTTCCCTGATGTCAGATTGCGACCAGGCTATGTCGCCTGTGGAATCAGCTTTTGCCACCAGTGTCTCTACCACCCCTACCATGTCTCCATCACCGTTTTCCTATTCTCCGTCTTCTGAGTCGGGCTATGAGGATGATTGCGAGCAGGATGGTGGTATTTCGCGCCAGGCAAATGCGTGGATGGAGTGTGATGATACACCTGCACTTGCAGATTTGCTAAAAAACAACACAGCTTTTCTGCCAGAGGCAAAAACTAGCCAGCAAGAGTCGACTATCCAAAGAGCCTGCGAAGAGCTCCAGAAGCTGATTGCATCAACATGCAATTCAACTGTCCAGATGCCAGCAACTGTTGCTTCAGTATCTACACAGGCTGCATCCCCAACACTGCCATCATATACCCAGAATGGCTTGGTGTCTGCTCCTCTGTCTACAACAATTGGTTTAGCAACAACATCTGACCCCATGGACATAACAAGAAATCATTTGAGTGTGCCGTCTGCTGATAAGACAGCAATTTGTGAACCCAAGCTTGTATTACTGGAGGAACCAGAAGAG aattacCGTGCTCGTTACGAAAGTGAAGGCTGCCGAGGGCCAATCCACGGCAGTAGTGACAACACTTTTCCCACAGTAAAGGTACTGGGCTACTCTGGCTCTGTCTGGATAACTGTGCACCTGGTGACAAGCTCAGGCCAGCCACACTACCATTCCATCCATGGACCAGGTTCTACCAAGGTCCCATGCAAGGAGTTCTTGTTACCTGGTGAAATTCCTGCTGTGCAAGTGCTTGTCGAACCAGATTGCGATATGACTGCTAT TCTCGACTCTCTGAGTATCAGGAGATTAAGGAACTGGGAAGGGGACAAAGAATTAAAAAAGAGAGGAATTGACCCAAGGACATGGAAGAAGGAGAGAAAAGAAGCAAGGCTTCTGTTTCAGGCAGATATCCCTGCCAAAGATGGTCTTCCCGAGATGAAGCTATCTTGTAAATCCAGAATATTCCAGTGCAGTTCGT CTGGTGCCACTGGTAACCCTGAGATCTGGTGGACCAGTCGAACAGAGGGTTGTGTAGAGGGTGGAGAAGAGTTGGGTCTTATTGGCAAGAAATTCCCCACAG GTTTCAAAGTCCGATTCTCTGCCAATCTCCCTAGCG GCAAGGTTTGGGAGGCTCTTGTTGATTGCGATAAGAATAAGTCACACCAG ggtGCTGGAGTTATATGTACTCCTCCCTTCTTTGACCTCAACATCATGTCACCTATGAGAGTAAACCTGGAGGTTCTTAGTACCAGTAAGAATGCAAAGTGCAGTGACCCAGTTGAATTTACTTATCAGCCACGACCACATAACTCTGCAATTGCAAATGTGTCAGCTTGCCTATCCACTCCTGGACAGGATTCCATTGCACAGGGGGGATTTGTTACTGCACTTCAGGGGGGGACAACCATTACAACTCTTCCATCTTGCAGCAAATTAATCAACTGCACAGCTACACCTATGCAGCCTTGTGTCGTACCTGCGCAAACCAAAGAAAGCGATGAAACTG ATTGGCAAAGAATCATCGTTCAATTAAAAGAACTTCACCAAAAAGGGGAAATCACAACTCAAAACATCAAG GATCTTTGTGTGTGCATACAAAACAAGGACCTGTTGTTGTTACAAGCCTTTCGCTCAGCCAAAAATGCAGGTACGATCGAGGAGTGCCAGCTCAAGTTCAAGCAGTACCTCTCGCATTTGTTGGAA GCCTTTGTGGTTCATCAGCCTTGTACATTAATAATGCATGGTAGTAAGTAA
- the LOC116618158 gene encoding glutenin, low molecular weight subunit-like — MHNLQDHQLFRLSACRQSLTLGHSQHQPQARFSYNQQATTAFPNHPQGTCFTQPHAVNFQQQEHAIGYTLPGQLARFPQPVFKELEQAVDFQQQFYQTGTVLQHEVAGFLGRFEMEEQAARFKQQGQAARFIQQEQGARFIQQEQAPRFIQQEQGARFKQQEQGARFIQQEHGTRFIQQEQGARLKQQEQAARLKQQEQGARFKQQEQAPRLKQHYAVQDPTFETFSREHPPSIFHPPILSPPPCADPSMHYHQYDSVEYAISILENMSKHSREY, encoded by the coding sequence ATGCACAATCTTCAAGATCATCAGCTTTTTAGACTTAGTGCTTGCCGCCAGTCTCTAACTTTAGGGCATTCGCAACATCAACCACAAGCAAGATTCAGTTATAATCAACAAGCAACGACAGCGTTTCCTAATCACCCTCAAGGAACTTGCTTTACACAGCCGCATGCAGTGAACTTCCAACAACAAGAACATGCGATAGGATATACTTTGCCAGGCCAATTAGCCAGATTCCCACAACCTGTATTCAAGGAACTAGAACAAGCAGTGGATTTCCAGCAACAATTTTATCAAACAGGAACCGTACTGCAACATGAAGTAGCAGGTTTTTTAGGGAGATTCGAGATGGAAGAACAAGCCGCAAGATTCAAGCAGCAAGGACAAGCCGCAAGATTTATACAGCAAGAACAAGGCGCAAGATTTATACAGCAAGAACAAGCCCCAAGATTTATACAGCAAGAACAAGGCGCAAGATTTAAGCAGCAAGAACAAGGCGCAAGATTTATACAGCAAGAACATGGCACAAGATTTATACAGCAAGAACAAGGCGCAAGATTGAAGCAGCAAGAACAAGCCGCAAGACTTAAGCAGCAAGAACAAGGCGCAAGATTCAAGCAGCAAGAACAAGCCCCAAGACTTAAGCAACATTACGCGGTACAAGACCCAACATTTGAAACCTTCAGTAGGGAACATCCCCCGTCAATCTTCCACCCTCCTATCCTCTCCCCTCCTCCGTGCGCGGACCCCTCGATGCACTACCACCAGTACGACAGTGTCGAGTATGCCATCAGTATTCTCGAGAACATGTCCAAGCATTCACGTGAGTATTGA